One Companilactobacillus farciminis KCTC 3681 = DSM 20184 genomic window, GATATCAAGGCTACTAATCAACCCACTCCCTCACTGCTTGGTAGAAGTTGCGTAGTCGGAATTGATTTCTCGGACACAATGGACTTTTGTGGAATTGGATTATTGTTCAAAATCGATGATAAATATTATTGGAAACATCATTCACTCATCAATTACAAAGCGTTGCAACATAGAAAGTACAAAGTTCCTTTAGATGTCGCGAAAGAACGCGGATTAATTAAAATTATCGACGATGAAACCAACCAACCTAAATATGTTGTTGACTGGATTTTAGAGCAAGCCAAAAAGTACGACATTAAAGGTGTTGCAGCCGATACTTTTAGACGTAATTACCTGGAACAGGAATTCAAAAATAACGGTTTTGATGACTTGCTACAAGCTAGAACGGGTATCAAGACACATACAGAACTAGAGAATACCATCGATGATTTATTCGCCTATCACAAGCTCGTATATACAGACGATGATTTCATGATGCGTTGGTACACAAATAACGTTTATAAAGATCGTGATGAGCGTGGGAATATTGAATACAAAAAAATTGAGCCTAAGTTGCGAAAGACTGATGGCTTTTTTGCTTTCCTGAATGCTTTCCAATTTAGAGAATTGCTAGATATTCCAGTTGCGACATATCACAGAACTTTGAGAACACACACTTATTAGAAAGGAGGTGAGCGGTTGGGATTTCTTGATATTTTTAAAAGTAACGAACCGGTAAGAGTCACAGAATCAGAACAAGCTAAAGAATTAAGAAAAAAGCAGTATCAGTTGTTTGAGAATTACATCCAGTCCTCAACTACTAATACTGCTTTTAAACTATATGCGATTCAGTTATGTATCAATCGAATTTCTAATGCCTTAACTAAATGCGATTTTCAAACATTAAAAAAGGGCGAGAGATTTCAGGGTGACACTTGGTACCAATTAAACGTTGAACCTAATCAAAATCAGAACGCTGCTGATTTCTGGAACAAGGTTATCTATCAAATGGTCATGAATGAAGACGGAGCTTTAATAATTCAATCAAGAGTTACAGGCGAGTTACTAGTTGCTGATGATTTTATTATTCACGAATTTGCTTTTAAGCCGAACGTGTATTCAAACATTATGATTAGTAATTACTCAATGAATACCAGTTTTATTGAAAGCGAAGTGCTTCATTTAAAACTCAATAATTCAAAGGTTAAGTCTTTATTTGATGGAATATTCGAACAGTATGGATCGCTGTTGAACGGTGCAATTAAAAACTACAACCGTAGCAATGCTATTAAATACGCACTGAATATCGATTCAACATTCGACCAATTAAAGTCACGTCCAGTTGTTGACGAAAATGGTAATCAAGTGACTGATGAGAGCGGTATCCCATTAACTGAATACGATACAGTCATTGATGACTTATTCGGAGAAAGATTGAAGGGCGTGTTTAGTGATAAAGATTCAGTCACTCCACTCGAATCTGGATTAACTTTGAATGATTTGAACGCTACCGGTAATAGTAAGTCATCCGGGAGTGCTGCTAATAAGACTACTAGAGATATTTCAGCAATGGTCAGCGATATCGTGGATATGTCAGCAGATGCTTTCATGATTCCACGTGGATTATTAAAAGGCGATACAGCCGATATTGACGGTATGACCGATAACTTTATTTCATTTTGTATCAATCCAATTGCTGAACAAATTGAAGACGAAATTAATCGCAAAATGTTTGGTAAGAACAATGTTATTAAACATACATATTGCAAGATCAGAACCGATAAGATTCGAAACTACGATCTAACTAAGATTGCTAATTCAGCTGAGTTAATCAGTCGTATTGGTGTCTGGTCAATCAATGATATTTTGGACTTTATGGATTATGAACCAATCGATGAGGACTGGGCAGACAAACACGTGATCAGTAAGAATTATAGTCTGGTAGAAGACCAGGACGATGATAATTTGAAGGGTGGTGAGAATGACAATGGAGATGGAGAAAATGAAGAAAATTAAAACAGTATTTAATGTAGTTGATGCTACCGATGATAAGCCAGCCAGAATGAATTTATATGGATTTATTGGTTCATCTGCTTCGTTTTGGGATAATGATGCTCAAGACATTACTACTAAAGGTGTTACCAAATCGCTAGACGAAATTGAAGGCGACACGTTAGATGTCCACATCAATTCAACTGGTGGAGATGCCTTTGAAGGTATTGGGATTTACAACGCTTTAAAACAATCGGATAAAACAATCAATGTTTATATTGATGCGTTAGCTGCAAGTGCCGCATCTGTCATTGCTATGGCAGGCGACACTATTTTTATGCCAAAAAATGCACAAATGATGGTTCATCATGCTGCAACATTTGAGTACGGAAACGTTCAAGACTTTGAACAAGTCATCAAAATGCTTAATAAGATGGATAATTCTTTGATTGCATCTTATGAAAGCCGATTTAAAGGAACTAGCCAAGAGCTTACTGACTTGCTAGACGCTGAAACATTCTTAAATGCTGACGAGGCAGTAGCATTCGGGTTTGCGGACAAGATTCTTGATTACTCTGACGATAAAGACGAGGACAAGGAACAAGATAATATCAAATCCTCATTATTCGCTAAATACGGAGATAACAAGATTGTTGCTAATGCTAACAACCCCGAACCGGTTAAAGAACCAATCAATAAATCAACAAACTTAGCTGATAGATTAGCTAATTTAATTGCGAAAGAAGGAAATTAATAAATGAAAAATTTAGATTTAGATAATGAAAAACTAAAAGACTCACGAGTGGCTATGTTTAATGCCTTGCGTGATGGAGACGAAAAGGCTCAAGAAGAGGCATTTGGTAACTTTGCTCAATCACTCCAAGACACAATCAGTGCTGACGCATTCAAGCAAGTTAAAGAAATGAATACTGAAATGAATGATGAAAAGGTACTTGAAGCTCGTGGAATTCGTAGACCGATGACGTCATCCGAAAGAAAGTTCTTTGCTGACGCAGCTAAGAAACAATCATTCGAAAACTTAGATGAAGTCCTACCCGAAACAGTCATTGAAGATGTTCTATCACGTATTACAGAAGAACACCCACTGCTTGCCGCTATTGATACTCAACCGGTTACAGCTTTGATGAAACTTATCTACGCTGATCCAACTAAGAAGACTGCCTTCTGGGGTAAGGTTCCAGACGATATCAAACAAATCGTCGAAGATGGTTTCAAGCCATTGTCATTAGAATCAAGCAAACTATCTGGATTCATGGCAGTTCCAAAAGGTTTCTTTAAATTAGGCCCATCATATTTGGCACAATATGTAATCACATTCTTAGAAGAAACAATGAGCGCAACACTTGAAACTGCTGTTGTTTCTGGTGATGGTAACTTGCAACCAATCGGTATGACTAAGAAACTTTCTGGTTCTACTGATGGTGTATATCCTGACAAACCAGCTATTAAATTGAATGATTTGAAACCATTGTCATTAGCTGGAATCCACGCAGCTTTGACTAAAGCTAAGACTGCTAATGGTCCAATCAGTGCCATCGTTAACCCTATGTCCTACTGGGCTAAGTTGTTCCCACAACTAGCTGTTAACGACGCTGACAACAACTGGCACTTAATTGCATTGCCAACTGGCGATACTATCATCCAATCTTATGCCGTGCCAGAAGACAAAATCGTGTTTGGTTTCACTAAAAACTACATTCTAGGTGTCTCTGGTGCTGTGGAACTTAAGGAATACGATCAAACACTAGCAATCGAAGACATGGACTTATACATTGCTAAATTCTTCGGTATGGGTGTTGCTAAGAATCAAAACGCATTCTTCGTGGCTGACATCTCTGGTATGGAAGGTGCAACTATTCCTGAACTTGAAGGCGCTCCTGACGTTAAGAGAGCCGGCAAGATTGGCGATGTGAGTGAAGAGTCAAAATAGAAACGCCATCCGAAAAAGATGGCGCCTTTGATACAGCTGGGACGGTTAAGCCTACAGCTGAACAGACAGTAGCCGAAATTAAAGCTTGGTTAGACAATCAAAAGATTGACTATACCGGCAAGACTACTAAAGACGACCTACTAGCATTAGTGCCTACAGAATAGAGGTTAATAAATGAAATACGAGGTTAGTGACGAGCTGTTAACGCAAGTTAAAAGTGAGCTTCAAATTTCTTTTAACGAACGTGACAACAGTTTGAAAAAAGCTATTAAACGCGGCATGGCATTCATCACCAGTAGAGCAGGACCAATCAACTTTGCTGGTGAATCAGAAGCATCGATAGTCGCTAATGATTTACTAATGAACTACTGTCGCTATTACTGGGACGGCTACAGGCAGATGTTCCCTGTGGACTATCAAAGTGACATCCTACATTTACAAATCGTTAACGGGGTAGCTAGGAGGTCTATTGATGAAAAGACGACTGACTAACTATACTGACGGAGTTTTAAGATATGGAACTATTAAAACTAAACGTAATGAATTTAAAGAGAAAATTGGGTTTGAATTAAACGAATCAGGCTTTCTCTTTTTTAATTACAAACAAATTCGACAACAGGATGAGGATATCTTTAGCAGTGGTAAAGATCAGTCATCCAATTTAAAAGTTGAAACTTATTACGTCCCAGGTATCGATAAGCAGATTCACAAAGCTGTTATTAACGGCAATTACTACGAGATTGAATATATCGACTTATCGACCGATAGGAAAAATATGTTTTGGTATCTCACTAAAGAAGGTGTATTGAATGAAGTTTAAAGATTCTTTAAAACTCGATAAGTTCATCGAAATCATGGACGGAGAAGATTATCCACTGTTTGATACGTCAATTGAAAAGGATGAAATTACGGCTAACAAATCGTTTTTTATTTATTCAAAAGACGGTGAGATTACACCAGCGCAAGAGAATCATAATCAATTCTTGCAGAAGTTCGTTCTATCTTTTATTACTCGCAACAACTCTCAAATCGATGTTTTAAAGCTTGCAGACAAGCTGACTAAGGCACGTCTCAGATTTACAGGTTCAGAGATTGACGACGGTAAATTCACTGATACAAACGAAGATGCCAAGATGATCACTTTGAACTTCGTTCATGTGATTAAAGCAGGTGACTGGTAATGGCTGAATTCTTTTTAAACTATGACAGTTCAAAAGCCATTCAAAATGAAATGGCTAAGGTTCCTGATCGTGCCGAAGATGCTGTTAATAAAGTTTTACATACATATGGCGCTAAACAAGCAATTCAACAAATCGTTAAGTTTATGCCTATGTCAAATAGAAACAAAAAACACGCTAAAAATTCTAATCCACTTAAATCAGATATGATGAACTTGGGATTTAGAGTTTATGCACGCGGTGGAGCAGCGAAGAACAAGGGTAGTTTCGGTTACCTGGTGTTTCCAAATGATGGTATTGGACCACATAACCTTATTGATCAAAGGTTCTTTGAACAAGGTGGGGAAGCTGCTTCAAATCCAATTTTTAGAAAAGTTATGGAAGCGTTAGAAGACGCAATGAAATTATAAAAGGAGAAATATATATGGCTGAAGAATTTACAACGTTTGACGAATACAAAGTTACAGATGCCGGTATTAAATGGTTTGAAAATGGTGCTTATGTCACTCCCTCAGTGAAGTTAGGGTGTACAGGAAAGCTTGAAATTGAAACTACATTAAAGACAGTAATTAAGAAATGTGAAGGCGATACAGTTCGTTCTGTGGATATTCCTACACAACTTAAATGTAAATTTACTGGTCATTTACCAGTTGAAAACCTTAGAAAAGTTTGGGGACTTAATACAAAGGGCTTGAAGAAAGGCGTATTTGCTTATGGTACTGATTCACGTCAAGGCCGTGGAATTATGTCATTCGATGTATTAGATCTTGATGAGGAAATGACAATGCTTAGAGCATTTCCAAACATGCAATTTTCAGGTGGTATGACTTGGGAACTAGAAAATGGTGGCGAAGAAATTGCCGAAATCGAACAAGAATTCATTGCCATGAAAGATGTCAATAACAAGTTCTTCTATGAAGCACTTAAGAGCGAAGTTGAACCTGATGTTGCTGACAAGTGGCTAACAGATTTCACACCGGAATTAGTACAAGCAACTTCCACAAGTGGAGATACAGTTGAATAGTAGAGGAGTCTTAAAATGATTACACAAATTACTTTGAACGATGGCGAAACTGTCAAAGTTAAGCCAAAAATCTCAGTCCACGCATTGAGAGAATTCCAATCAAAAGGTTTGCTTCCTAAATCATTACTGCAAGCGTTTGTTGGTGCTGATAAGGAACCGGACAAGATGGAACCTTATCTTATCAACGCTGCTTGGCTTGCTTATGTGAATGGCAACCCTGGGACAACAATGACACAAGAACAATTTGAAGATAAGCTAGACCTTAACTTTGAATTGTTTGGCAAGATTCTTGTGGACATGATTGGTGATGTTGCCGAAAGCGATAATAAACTGGCAAGCAGTTTTAAACGTTCAACAAAAAAAGGAAGTCGCAAGGACAAGAGAAAAAGACACCAAAACTAGTAATAGAAAACGTAGAAGACCTATATAGCTTCTACGTTTTTTTTATAGGGTTAGATCCTGTCGTTGCGGAATACTGGAATATCGATAGTTTGACAAAACTAACAATTAATAAGATCGCAATTGAAAATTATTTGAATTCATAAAATAGAAAGGAGGTCATCTAAGGACAAGCAAAGAGATTCAACTTGAATATAAGGTAATAAATCAGCAGTTCAAATCGGCTATTAAAGAAAATAGCAATGCTATGACTTCTTTAAATAAAGAATTTGCATTGCAAAAGGAACAGATGAGAAACACCTCATCTGAATCTGAGAAGTTAAATGCCAGTTTGACCAAGTTAAATAGTCAATACGAACTTGCAAAGAGTAAGACACAGATTACAGCTGAGGCGTTAGAAAACGTTAAGCGTGTAACCGGAGAGAATTCAGAAGAAACTCGTATTTGGACTAACAAACTTTTAACTGCTGAGAAACAAGAAGAATCGCTAAAAAATCGTATTCAATCAACTAATGCCAAGTTGAAAGAAGCTAAAACAGCGGAAAGCGAAGCGGCTCAAGCATCTCAAAAAAGACAAGCTGCTTTAAAGTCCCTGGCATCCGAACAGAAAACGCTTGAATCCTCATCCAGGAATTTAACTAAGGAATACCAGTTAGAAGTTGCTCAGCTTGGCAATAACGCCAAAGCTAGTGATAAAGCAAGGCTGGCTAAGCAATATTATGCCAAACAAGAAAAGGCAACTGCTGAGCAGGTCAAGAACTTAGAGAAACAACTCTCTCTCGCTAAGAAGGAATACGGCGAGAATTCTCAAGAAGTTGAAGAGTTAAACGGGAAGTTGCTTGATGCTAAGAAAGCTAATCAGGAATTTGCTAATTCTTATGCCGACTCTACTAACAAAATGAAGAACTTCGGTAATGCTATGACTAGTGCAGGTAACAAATTGAAGTCTGTCGGTCGTGGTATGACTGTTGGTGTCACTGCTCCAATCGTAGCTGGTGTTGCCGCATCAGTTAAAGCAGCTAGTGACTTCGATAGTGCATTTACTGGTGTTAAGAAAACTGTTGATGAGGTCAAAGATTCAAACGGCAAAGTCAAAGTTTCATATAAGGATTTGGAAAACGGCATTCGGAGCATGGCTAAGACTATCCCGGCCACTACTACCGAGATTTCTCACGTTGCGGAAGCTGCTGGGCAATTAGGAATTAAAACACCTAACGTCTTAAGCTTTACTAGAACCATGATTGACATGGGACAAGCAACTAACATGTCATCAGAAGATGCTGCTACCGCACTAGCTAAGTTGGCTAATATCACCGGTATGCCACAAAAGAACTTCGATCGTTTAGGTTCGGCAATCGTTAACCTTGGTAATAATATGGCGACTACTGAGTCAGACATCGTGGATATGTCACTTCGTTTAGCTGGTACTGGTCATCAAGTTGGTTTGACTGAATCACAAATCACAGGACTAGCCGCTGCTATGTCATCTGTAGGTATTCAAGCAGAGGCTGGTGGTGGTGCCATGTCTCGTGTCATGCAAAAGATTAATACGTCTGTTGCTAGTGGTGGCGATTCACTAGACAAGTTCGCCAAAGTTTCTGGCATGTCCTCATCCGAATTCAAGAAACATTGGAAAGATGACGCATCGGGTGCCATCGTCAAGTTCGTTAAAGGACTTGGAAAAGCAAAAGCAAGTGGCAAAGATGTCACTTCTATGCTTAAGGATATGGGTATCAATTCCACGCAAGAAATTGATACTATGCTACGTCTTTCAGGTGCCGGAGATACATTATCAAAAGCACTTAAGATATCTGGTGATGGCTGGAAAGAGAATTCAGCTTTAACGCAAGAAGCTGAAAAGAGATACTCAACTTTCAACTCAAAATTAAAGATTGTTAAAAATAAGGTTTCTGATTTAGGTATTGAATTCGGTGGTCCTTTGATGGACGCACTAAGTGATGTGCTTGATGCCTTGCAACCGGTATTTAAAGTTCTTGAAAATGCAGCTAAAGCATTTAGTAATGCTAGTCCAGAGACTCAAAAGTTCGTAGTTGCATTACTTGCGATTGCGGCGGCAATTGGACCAGTCATATCAGTGGTTGGTACGTTGCTATCAGTGCTTGGATCAATAGCGACTGTTATTGGAACGGCGGCAGTTGCACCTGTCGCATTAGTAGCCGCTATTGTTGCAGCAGTCACAGTGATAGTCACATTTGTAGTCACGCACTGGCAAGAAATTCAAACAATGACGGCTTCGGTCTGGAATTCGATTGTTACAACATTGTCCAATGTGTGGAACTCAATAGTTCAAGGTGCATCTAGTATATTTTCCAGCTTAGGTGCGTTTTTTAGTTCGATTTGGCAAAGTATTTCTACCACCGTTTCGAGCGTGTGGACGGGAATAGTCACATTCTTAACGACGTTGTGGACGAACGTGGTTACTGTTGCATCAACAATCTGGGGAACTTTATCCAGCGTATTTACTGTGATTTTTATGACTATCCAGTCAGTTATCCAAGGCGTGTGGACGTTTATAAGTTCTTGGCTCCAATGGACATGGCAAGCCATAGTTGCACTAACAGCTCCAATCTGGCAACCTATAGCCGCATTCTTTAGTAATTTATGGCAAACAATCTCCACAGTTGTACAATCGGTATGGCAATCTATAAGCTCATTCTTGTCGAGTTTATGGAATTATATAACTTCAATTGCTAGATCAGTTTTTACCGCTTTATCTAACTTCTTTAGCACAACTTGGAATGCCATTAAGTCAGTTACAAGCTCAGTTTGGAATGCTATTAAATCTGTTATCACGAATGTATGGAACGGAATTAAATCGGCTGTAACTTCGGCGCTAAATGCTGTTAAATCAGCGGTTACTAACGGGTGGAATGCTGTAAAGTCTGCTACATCAAGCGCTCTAAACGCTGTGAAATCTGTTGTATCTAACATTTGGAATGGAATTAAATCAACAATTTCAAACGTTGTCAATTCGGTAAAATCAGTAGTTTCAAGTGGTTGGAACGCTGTTAAATCTGTAACATCCAGCGTTTGGAGTGGAATTAAGTCAGCAATGGTAGCACCAATCCAAGCCGCTAAATCGACTATTTCTGGAATTGTTAACGCAATAAAAGGATTTTTCTCGGGAATGCACCTTAGAATTCCTAATATTAGCTTGCCACCATTGCCACATTTTCATTTATCTGGAAAGTTTAGCTTGAAACCACCATCAGTACCACACTTGTCTGTAACTTGGAATGCTATTGGTGGAATCATGAAGGCACCAACCATTTTTGGAATGAACGGCGGTAATTTACAAGGCGGTGGCGAAGCTGGTCCGGAAGCAATTTTGCCATTGAACTTTAAGAACTTATCAGTAATTGGTAATCAAATTGCACAAGCGACTGATGAGAAGGCTAAACAATCAGTAGTCCAAAACATTCAAATGACTTTCAATAACACTGTTAGAAATGATAGCGATATTGATAAGATTTTCGAACGTGCTGACGATTGGATTGGTCAAAGAGGTAACAAATCTAGTTTTGGAGTTAGGGGGTATTAGATGACACTACACATGGTAATTGATGGAGTCTACGATTCGGACATGCTGCTAGCTGTCGAAGACCGACCAGCTCTATCAAATCCAAATTATGAGTTTGAATCCGATTATGTAGATGGTAGGAACGGAAGTTTAAGCCGATTGAAATATATCAAGGATGTAACTCAAAAAGTAAAATTCAATATGTTGGAAGATTTCAACGTAAAAGAAAAGCTACGACACATAAAATCGTGGCTTTTTAACTGTAAAAAAATAAGATTCGATGACAATATCGTTTATCGCAAAGTTAAGTATGTCGAGATTGGAGATATCGATAATGAGATCGCCGAGTATGGATCGTTCGAAGTCTCATTCGTGTGCGACCCATTCGAATATCATGTCGGTAATGATGAGGTAACCGTCGCCAAAGATGGAATTATTTTCAATCGCGGAACTATCTACTCGCTCCCAAAACTTGAAATTATGGGGAGCGGTGAGGGAGTCGTTACGATTAATGACCAAGCTATTGAACTGAACTTGACCGTAGAACACGCCTATATAGACTCTGAAATTCAAGAGATTTATAAGGATGATACGAATCTAGGTTTATCAATGGTTGGCGATTTTCCTCGCTTAATACCTGGTCAAAACGACATCGAAATTAGTGGCGACTTCGATACTGTGAAATTTAACGTAAGGGAGAGATATCTATGATTAGACTATTTCCCGAAGATGCCACAGAAGAACAATTCAAAACCAACGGTATTGCTGTCTTAGATAGTGGCATTAAAGACAATTCTGTAGAGTGGACTAAAAATGGTATGTACAGTTTTGATTTTGATTATTTCAGTGAAGAGAAGTATAGCGGAATAATCAAAGGCGATATGATCGTGGTCGCTCCCACACCACTAGGTGAGCAACCTTTTCGAATCCATAAAGTTACCAAACAAATCGGGTTCTTAAAAGTCGAGTGTTATCACTTATTTTATGATCTAGCATCTAATTTGATTGAAGATTCTAACTTCGTTAATTCAACTGGAACCGCATTGATGGATAGATTCAATGCGGCTTTTCAATATCCAACTAGTTTTAGGTTTACATCCGATATTGATAAAGTTGCAAATTGCCGAATGGTCAGAATGAATCCAGTCCAGGCATTACTTGATACATCTAAAGATAATACATTCCTAAATCGCTGGGGTGGCGTTATCTCACGTGATGGCTATGACGTGAAGATGCTCAAGTCAATGGGTGAGGATAGAGGTTTTAAAATTACTCACGGCAAAAATCTAACAGGATATACGTATCAAATTGACTGGGAGCCGATGGCAACAAGAATCATGCCGATTGGATTTGATGGCTTGATGCTACCTGAAAAGTATGTGGACAGTCCATTAATCGACAAATACAAAAATATCAAAATCAAAACGGTTAACTATCAAGACGTTAAGGCTAAAAATTCCAACTCCCAATTTAATCAAGAGGGTGCCATTCCTGTTGATCAAGCTTATGAGAAATTAAGAAGTTTGGCCAAAGAAGAATACAGCAAGAACGAAGCTGATAAGCCTAGTATCAATATTAAAGTTCAATTTAAGAACTTGGGAGATACCAAGGAATACAGCCAGTTCAAGAAACTGGTTGATGTTAAACCGCTTGATATTGTCCACATCAAAGTGAGTGATTTCGATATTAAAGACAGCATTATCGGTTACAAGTACGATGCTTTAGCTAGAGAATACATAGAAGTAGAGCTAGGCACGATTGCAAGAACTGGTATCTCTGATAAAACCGTTAGCACCGAAAGCAAAGTAACTAACGTTGAAACCAAAGTCGATGAAACCAACACAAACCTGAATGAAACGAACGTCAATTTAACCGAGACAAATAAAAATGTAGTTGAAATTCAAAATGATATTGGTGATCTAGAAAGCACAGCTAAACAAGCTCAGGAACGCATTGACAAAGTTAAACAAGACGTTGCTAACACTCAATCAGACATGACCAAAGTCATGAATAACGGCGGGAACAACAAAATCGAGTGGTCACCAAATTTAATGAATGCCACTCAAATGAAAATTCATACTTCCTACGGATACTGGCTTTTGGATGATGCCGGCGCTGGCTTTCACTCAAATAACGGCACGGTTATGAACGGTTTAAGTGCTGATGGTCGAATTTATGCTGACTCAATTACTGGTAATACTTTGACAGGTACTACCATCAATGGTGGAAACATTAATGGTGGAATTATTAATGGAGCCCAATTCGTAGCCGGATCAATTAAAACCAAGTCACATGCTCAATTTCTTAACTCGGCTGGACAGGTTTCTACTTCAGTCGCTAGTTATGGCATTTCAACACCGGCCCTCACTGTTGACGGCAATATCGACAGGGCAATTCATGCTAACATTCAATATCTACACGTTAGTGGGAACATTTCAGGAAATGGAAGTGGATTATACTTACAAGGACCAGTGTATGTAGATGGAAAGAGAATAGGTGTCTAAATGAAAAAATTAAATACAAATAAGGTAGCAGAAGTGACTGCTAACGAATTGATTGAAAAATATAAAGAAAAATTAACTCAATCGGATTCCGAAAACATGATTATGACTATTCAATTGCAAAAGCAACAAGCATTAATTAAAGAGGTGTTTGACAAGGCACCTGAGGCTTTTCCTGACAATTATATTTTGAAGGAGGAAAATAATGGCACTAAAAACAAGTAGAACTGTGTATCTTAATGGAACATCCACAGATGAAAATAATAACGTGCTGGCAAACTTCAATGCGAATCTGAATGGCGCCGGCACTTTTAATATCTCGGAAACGATTATGGACAGATCGGATATGGACACAATCGAAAAAGATTTTGAAGAATTTAGAACGCAAGCTAAAACATTGATGGAAAAGGAGGAAAACTAGATGGCATTACCACCAATTATTCTAGATACAAACAAGACAACTCCAATTTACGAGCTGCCTTTAAAGATTCGTCAAGGCGACACAGGGGACGAGCTACAAGTTACTTTAGGAAAGTCATTCGAAAAGTACACTGATTTATCTACAGTTGACGTTGAACTCATTGCCAAGACACCCGACCAACGACTGATTAAGCAGCCTGTGACCGATAAGTCAAAAAACACGTTCAAGGTTAAGTTTCCAGATGAAATGTACACAAATGTTGGTGTCTTCAGAAACATGTATTTCAAAATCGGAGACGATTCCACATCAAGTGTGAAGTTAGTCGTGCTGCAAGGAATTGGATCAATAAAAGAAGCAGGAAGCTATATTGATGATTTTGAAACGCTGATCAAGGAAGCCGAATCTTACGTTTTAGCCTTAAAAGACTTTGCAGATACTGAAAATGCAAAAATTGATAATAAAGTTGCAGAATTAACTGGTAAGATGCAGAGCTTCGTGGATCAAGCTCAAAAAGATTTGAATGCTGCTAAAGCGGTGTGGAACACATTCCAAAGCAATTCAGAGACATCATTCACAACCGCTCAAGATAAACGAACAAGTGATTTTGACAGCCAAAAAGCAGGCTTTGAAACTGATTTTAATGAACAACAAACAGACTTCGAAAACAGATTTAAAGCACTGTTGGCAACGTTACAAGGCGACTATGACAACTTCAAAGCGTTAATCAATAAAGACGTTAAAGATTTCAATACATCTTTAGATAGTTTGGACAGCCAAGCAACAGACGTTAAAAATAAATTTGATGCTTTGAAAGCTCAACTAGATTTGGCCGCTCAAAATATTAGTGGTGTCAGGACTAATTTAATCGTTGCAAAAACAATCAAAAATTATTCCACGCTAGATAATGGAATTACCTTTGGATATGCCATCGCTTTTACAACTGACTACATTCCAG contains:
- a CDS encoding phage tail tape measure protein, translating into MTSLNKEFALQKEQMRNTSSESEKLNASLTKLNSQYELAKSKTQITAEALENVKRVTGENSEETRIWTNKLLTAEKQEESLKNRIQSTNAKLKEAKTAESEAAQASQKRQAALKSLASEQKTLESSSRNLTKEYQLEVAQLGNNAKASDKARLAKQYYAKQEKATAEQVKNLEKQLSLAKKEYGENSQEVEELNGKLLDAKKANQEFANSYADSTNKMKNFGNAMTSAGNKLKSVGRGMTVGVTAPIVAGVAASVKAASDFDSAFTGVKKTVDEVKDSNGKVKVSYKDLENGIRSMAKTIPATTTEISHVAEAAGQLGIKTPNVLSFTRTMIDMGQATNMSSEDAATALAKLANITGMPQKNFDRLGSAIVNLGNNMATTESDIVDMSLRLAGTGHQVGLTESQITGLAAAMSSVGIQAEAGGGAMSRVMQKINTSVASGGDSLDKFAKVSGMSSSEFKKHWKDDASGAIVKFVKGLGKAKASGKDVTSMLKDMGINSTQEIDTMLRLSGAGDTLSKALKISGDGWKENSALTQEAEKRYSTFNSKLKIVKNKVSDLGIEFGGPLMDALSDVLDALQPVFKVLENAAKAFSNASPETQKFVVALLAIAAAIGPVISVVGTLLSVLGSIATVIGTAAVAPVALVAAIVAAVTVIVTFVVTHWQEIQTMTASVWNSIVTTLSNVWNSIVQGASSIFSSLGAFFSSIWQSISTTVSSVWTGIVTFLTTLWTNVVTVASTIWGTLSSVFTVIFMTIQSVIQGVWTFISSWLQWTWQAIVALTAPIWQPIAAFFSNLWQTISTVVQSVWQSISSFLSSLWNYITSIARSVFTALSNFFSTTWNAIKSVTSSVWNAIKSVITNVWNGIKSAVTSALNAVKSAVTNGWNAVKSATSSALNAVKSVVSNIWNGIKSTISNVVNSVKSVVSSGWNAVKSVTSSVWSGIKSAMVAPIQAAKSTISGIVNAIKGFFSGMHLRIPNISLPPLPHFHLSGKFSLKPPSVPHLSVTWNAIGGIMKAPTIFGMNGGNLQGGGEAGPEAILPLNFKNLSVIGNQIAQATDEKAKQSVVQNIQMTFNNTVRNDSDIDKIFERADDWIGQRGNKSSFGVRGY
- a CDS encoding phage tail domain-containing protein, producing MTLHMVIDGVYDSDMLLAVEDRPALSNPNYEFESDYVDGRNGSLSRLKYIKDVTQKVKFNMLEDFNVKEKLRHIKSWLFNCKKIRFDDNIVYRKVKYVEIGDIDNEIAEYGSFEVSFVCDPFEYHVGNDEVTVAKDGIIFNRGTIYSLPKLEIMGSGEGVVTINDQAIELNLTVEHAYIDSEIQEIYKDDTNLGLSMVGDFPRLIPGQNDIEISGDFDTVKFNVRERYL
- a CDS encoding phage tail spike protein → MIRLFPEDATEEQFKTNGIAVLDSGIKDNSVEWTKNGMYSFDFDYFSEEKYSGIIKGDMIVVAPTPLGEQPFRIHKVTKQIGFLKVECYHLFYDLASNLIEDSNFVNSTGTALMDRFNAAFQYPTSFRFTSDIDKVANCRMVRMNPVQALLDTSKDNTFLNRWGGVISRDGYDVKMLKSMGEDRGFKITHGKNLTGYTYQIDWEPMATRIMPIGFDGLMLPEKYVDSPLIDKYKNIKIKTVNYQDVKAKNSNSQFNQEGAIPVDQAYEKLRSLAKEEYSKNEADKPSINIKVQFKNLGDTKEYSQFKKLVDVKPLDIVHIKVSDFDIKDSIIGYKYDALAREYIEVELGTIARTGISDKTVSTESKVTNVETKVDETNTNLNETNVNLTETNKNVVEIQNDIGDLESTAKQAQERIDKVKQDVANTQSDMTKVMNNGGNNKIEWSPNLMNATQMKIHTSYGYWLLDDAGAGFHSNNGTVMNGLSADGRIYADSITGNTLTGTTINGGNINGGIINGAQFVAGSIKTKSHAQFLNSAGQVSTSVASYGISTPALTVDGNIDRAIHANIQYLHVSGNISGNGSGLYLQGPVYVDGKRIGV